A genomic region of Thunnus albacares chromosome 4, fThuAlb1.1, whole genome shotgun sequence contains the following coding sequences:
- the LOC122980121 gene encoding uncharacterized protein LOC122980121, which yields MDDLDHSIHIAEYDWTSFCEESEECSLLQPSLACPDNSSDSEDSSSIFNAGRQEPQQRPAANKDAPESNATGCSTEEESCTGCIELSVQLNHSDRGGQQDDVTTKEEEESVTQMKYEICLDGGNTAEHITEVTNDNITNTLQPEVIDVHASVQTESDTCDFQPIPEPDPDVNNLNVTEPLTAERAVAVGEDVSSVSIRAEKERWFVTVNDSPARHRSRVASVKKKRRQKKPYKDNHMCSAGQEDTLGYGFESEVNRDKNESEGERDTEFITQSHQNSGGHLSAEINPESFEREHMSSLTSGEEVNVSHPPKENTVEPTIDINKYEICSLAETFTPKDLSKLESLESDEFEDSVEFFSLPSNDSECYLSAAESIEEPLLLIKDQHMENQQMHCNADSTQGREMHSCDATLSSNVAATNCEGYESNRAYVEPTLTFPSAGQRADKMPDNNSVGENDTHSTVPQMHSDTPGPQKHELPTKANLPASGCSLGDQLGSPPPLPVPDLTVTPCSVADSPETHAKAEGHARPVYAISAFWDEMEKLTINDILQLRMARSTPHREAQETVRPNVDAPTHSSPLDTEEYHSSDVGLMDTSDTADSDYCTQPDESKLDRSSCDFSTSDFEEDYWQFISASRNSSPDPCSKTQRSQRTTDSLFSAHDEDGSTNSEGKETPVPLEDFDGESSEFEWPRKMTKSKSVRNVQALNTEDLSLQALLGSDEDRLFLSSCQSLEENMVLDLNESLGTLIPEPILSYTDVLDEHYRISFPEVVEYFFMQDKVKNDSSCVTVYDPEDLSVAPVYDFTLCSFGDEMSFSSFHDSWRSEGKPIPIFSCSHPTVRELTFPQPDYVFLSADSLEKDDFSPIRVVSHSLIQSSDYGIVGPRSWKSLLSIRKIRFHDKGSIWCRGSGAWVFPVETEKRGDPQIPVLSEGRVSSAQSQLFRELAVQQRILDTVQAGKREGIFSTLKQADMCLVCIAFASWVLTSSDPKAADAWKAALLANVSALSAIQYLRQYVKKKTSLHDDP from the exons ATGGATGATTTGGATCACAGCATACACATTGCAGAGTATGACTGGACAAGCTTCTGTGAGGAGAGTGAGGAGTGCAGTCTGCTGCAGCCTTCCCTCGCCTGCCCTGATAACTCAAGTGATTCAGAGGATTCAAGTTCAATCTTCAATGCAGGCCGGCAGGAGCCACAGCAAAGGCCCGCTGCGAACAAAGATGCACCTGAAAGCAACGCGACAGGGTGCAGTACTGAAGAAGAAAGCTGCACAGGTTGTATAGAACTATCAGTGCAGCTTAATCACAGTGATAGGGGAGGTCAACAAGATGATGTTACGactaaagaagaagaggagagtgtAACAcagatgaaatatgaaatatgtcttGATGGAGGAAATACTGCAGAACACATCACAGAGGTGACAAATGACAACATTACAAACACGCTGCAACCTGAAGTCATAGATGTTCACGCTTCTGTGCAAACAGAAAGCGACACTTGTGACTTCCAACCCATACCTGAGCCTGATCCAGATGTAAACAATCTAAATGTGACTGAGCCACTCACTGCAGAGAGAGCTGTGGCTGTGGGTGAGGATGTGAGCAGCGTTTCTATTAGAGCAGAGAAAGAGCGCTGGTTCGTGACAGTGAACGACAGTCCTGCACGACACCGATCACGTGTCGcctctgtgaaaaaaaaacgaagacaaaaaaaaccttatAAAGACAATCACATGTGCAGCGCCGGGCAGGAGGACACACTTGGATATGGCTTTGAGTCAGAGGTAAATAGAGATAAAAATGAATCTGAGGGAGAGAGGGACACGGAGTTCATTACGCAATCACACCAAAACTCAGGAGGTCATCTGAGTGCTGAAATAAATCCTGAGAGCTTTGAAAGGGAACACATGTCTTCTTTAACTTCTGGTGAAGAAGTCAATGTGTCACATCCACCCAAAGAAAACACAGTTGAGCCAACGATTGacataaacaaatatgaaatttGCAGCTTAGCAGAGACATTTACACCCAAAGACCTTTCAAAGCTGGAGAGTTTGGAGTCAGATGAGTTTGAAGACAGTGTTGAGTTCTTCTCCCTTCCCAGTAACGATTCTGAATGCTACCTGTCAGCCGCTGAATCAATAGAGGAACCTCTGCTTCTCATTAAAGACCAACACATGGAAAACCAACAAATGCATTGCAACGCTGACAGTACACAGGGCAGAGAAATGCATTCTTGCGATGCCACTCTCTCCAGCAATGTAGCAGCTACCAACTGTGAAGGTTATGAAAGTAACCGAGCTTATGTTGAGCCTACCCTGACATTTCCATCTGCTGGCCAAAGAGCTGACAAAATGCCAGACAACAACTCCGTAGGtgaaaatgacacacacagcACGGTGCCCCAAATGCACTCGGATACACCTGGACCCCAAAAGCATGAATTGCCAACTAAAGCAAATCTTCCAGCATCTGGTTGCTCTCTGGGAGATCAGCTTggatctcctcctcctctccctgttcCTGATTTAACTGTAACACCTTGCTCTGTGGCTGACAGCCCCGAAACACACGCCAAAGCTGAGGGCCATGCTCGACCAGTGTACGCCATCTCCGCTTTTTGGGATGAGATGGAAAAACTgacaataaatgacattttgcaGCTTAGGATGGCTAGAAGCACACCTCACAGGGAAGCACAAGAAACAGTGAGACCTAATGTAGACGCTCCAACGCATAGCAGCCCTTTGGACACTGAGGAGTATCATTCATCTGATGTAGGTTTAATGGACACATCCGACACAGCTGATTCAGACTATTGCACACAGCCTGATGAATCCAAGCTGGATCGCTCAAGCTGTGACTTTTCCACCTCCGATTTTGAAGAAGACTATTGGCAGTTTATCAGCGCCAGCAGGAACTCCAGTCCTGATCCTTGTAGCAAAACCCAACGCAGTCAAAGGACGACTGATTCTCTTTTCTCAGCACATGACGAGGATGGGTCCACAAACTCTGAAGGAAAGGAGACACCCGTTCCTTTAGAAGACTTTGATGGGGAATCGAGCGAATTTGAGTGGCCAAGAAAGATGACGAAAAGCAAAAGTGTGCGCAACGTACAAGCTCTAAACACAGAGGACTTATCTTTGCAGGCTTTGCTCGGTAGTGATGAGGACAGACTGTTTCTCAGCAGCTGTCAGTCTCTGGAGGAAAACATGGTTTTGGATTTAAATGAGAGTCTGGGAACATTAATACCTGAACCTATTCTATCCTACACAGACGTACTGGATGAACACTACCGAATATCCTTCCCAGAAGTGGTTGAATACTTTTTCATGCAGGATAAAGTGAAGAATGACTCCAGTTGTGTCACCGTCTATGATCCAGAAGACCTCTCAGTGGCTCCTGTGTATGACTTTACTCTTTGTTCATTCGGAGATGAAATGTCATTCTCTTCCTTCCATGATTCCTGGCGCAGCGAGGGAAAACCCATCCCTATTTTCTCTTGTTCACATCCTACCGTCAGAGAACTCACATTCCCACAACCGGACTATGTTTTCCTGAGTGCAGACTCCTTGGAAAAGGACGACTTCTCTCCTATCAGAGTTGTGTCTCACTCTCTCATCCAGTCCAGTGATTATGGGATTGTGGGACCTCGCAGTTGGAAAAGTTTGCTGTCAATAAGGAAAATACGCTTCCACGACAAAGGTAGCATCTGGTGCAGAGGGTCTGGTGCCTGGGTGTTCCCAGTTGAGACTGAGAAGAGAGGAGATCCACAAATCCCTGTGCTCAGTGAGGGAAGAGTCTCCTCAGCCCAGTCCCAGTTGTTTAGAGAGCTAGCAGTGCAGCAGAGGATTTTGGACACTGTACAGGCAGGAA AACGAGAGGGCATCTTCTCTACACTGAAGCAGGCAGATATGTGTCTGGTCTGCATCGCCTTTGCCTCCTGGGTACTGACATCCTCTGATCCAAAGGCTGCTGATGCCTGGAAAGCAG CTCTTCTAGCAAATGTGAGTGCACTGTCGGCTATCCAGTACCTGCGGCAGtatgtgaagaagaagacttCTCTTCATGATGATccctga